In Camelina sativa cultivar DH55 chromosome 13, Cs, whole genome shotgun sequence, the genomic window TATCTTGTGGGCACACCAACACTTGGGATCTTCCTTCGTCGCAATGCCCCTCTGTCCCTCCATGCTTTCTCCGATGCTGACTGGGGTTGTGATAAAGGTACGTATCGATCAACTAATGCGTATATTGTCTATTTGGGAGGGAGTCCTATCTCCTGGTCATCAAAGAAACAACGCAGCGTCTCGCGGTCATCTACAGAGGCCGAATACCGCGCGGTTGCTAACATTGTATCCGAACTAAGATGGATCTGCTCCTTACTCACTGAAATGGGTGTACTACTGCCCTCTGCTCCGGTGATTTATTGTGACAATGTAGGGGCTATGTATCTCTGTGTCAATCCAGTATTTCACTCCAAAATGAAACATGTTGCACTCGACTATCACTTTGTACGGGAACACATTCAGATAGGCATGCTTCGCGTCACACATGTGCACATCGCTGATCAGCTTGCCGATGCTTTAACCAAACCGTTACATGGACCACGTTTCACAGAACTTAACAATAAGATTGGAGTCAAGCAActgcctccatcttgagggggcgtgtaAAGGAGAGACATAGAATAGGGTCATAAATGTAATTAGATAGTGCTAAAACCCTTATGTACATGACTATATATACTGTATCATATTCTCTCAATAAGATGATTTATTCACTTTCCCACAGATAATTGGTGGGGTTTGTGTCTGCATCATCTGAGGAGGAAACACCATGGGAAGATCAGAGTCGTTACTTCTTAGACAAAGTCCTTGTGCCCCAAGTGAAGCCGTACTCATCGATGGGTCAAAGGTAGAAATAGAGTGAGGGAGTTGACAGAAGCTACCGTTGTCATGGTTATAGAGAAAGACTGAAACTTTGCTCTGATGTTGTTGAGTCAATGATGGCGTTGATaggtcttgctctgtttttgacaCACCGCTCATCAATGATGGGTCTGTTGTGAAGAAGCGGGCGGAAGACACCACAGGGTTCTGATTGGGTTATGTCTGGTTCTGTAACGGAAGAAGCTTAtcttgtaacacccgcaaagaACTCTCTAACGAAGCCTCCATCTCCAATACTTTCTCTTAGAATTTGTTGTCCTTGTTATCAAAAGATGTCTTCTTGTCTTTGAGGGTCTTCCTattcagaaacagagaaaggttTGAGCTTTTCTTGCATCTCTCTCTATCGTTTAATTTGCTGAATCTCTCCGCCATGTCTCGAACCTTGGATTGATCTTCCGGCCATGTCTTGACGAGTTCTCCGTCACGGTCGTAGTATATAACACAGACTTCGATATCGCATAGGATTGAAAGCTCGGAGGCTTTCTTAAACATGGTCTGTTCTCTCAAAGAAAGATTTGTTATCTTCTTTGATACGGAAGAGAGCGAGGTTTGTTTCTTGAAACATCTTTGGTTTCTCACCGACAACAATTTCGTTGTTTTGTCCTTCGtcaacattgaagaagaagccattgtacgtttgtttgtttacagagagaaaaaggtaaaagaagaagctttactTTCTTGacagagagaaaataataacaatctttGAGAATTAGGGTAAAATACAACACGGTTGAGGGTTATTATATAGAATTTGATTTCCATATTTCcataattataatttcaatAGAATTAGATTTCCATATTTGAggtttaatctttcttttttttgaagtgTATTTCCATACACGTTTATTAATCTAACGGTTGGAAATTTTTCCAGTAATtgtagttttccttttttcatttttcgtAACTGAATTAGATCCGAAAGACTCGACTCAGCTTGGACCATTATAAACTGTTATAAGTGGTTCTGTTCTTCCATAAGAAAAGATTATGATGGgcaaaattacaaaatactCATGATCCATCTAGCCATAAAAACGATTTCATGTTCATGAACTAGAATCAGAATAAGAATATGTTTAACAGGGCAAAAAGGCAACTTTGTAGGCAGTCTTGATATATGGAGACAAGTTATGCCTTATGGATACCCCCAAGAAGATACATGCAGAAAAGATTCAAGTAAATGAAAACATTGCTATGCCTACGATCACACTCAAGACAACTCATTTCAGTAGCCCTAGCCTGTATTTGTGACTGTATTTGAGTATGAGTTTCCTCTGCAAAATCAGAATCCATAATGATCTGAGTAAATAAGAGAATTGAAGAATCGAGccaacaaatcaaaacatatgatGGTGTGGTTCACCAAACCTATTATAACATGTTTCATGAAAGGAAAGATGTCTTAAGTGAGTGACAGGAAACAATGAAACTCTCAATTAACATCCTAAGCTGAAACAAGAGCATATAACAGAGAACTATAGGTACCCAAAAAGTTCAAGAACTCatctttttgatttgattcacgTTTTTCTAGCTAAAGCATGAACATCTACTACTTTTTCGACATACTAACACGTTACTTTTTTCAGTGTTCCTTTAAGAGCCTTACCCATACGGATGCCACCTGGAACCATGGCAAAAACATCACCAGGAGCAGTGTTTTTGTTTGCTGCAATATGTACTGATTCTAATACTTTTTCCACTCTTGATCCATCTATTCCCGGCAAAACCCAACATCATATATGTAACCAGAGAAAAAGTATACACTATGCACTGCTTACTGAGGTTCACAGtacaaaaccaaacattttaACTTGATTTGCTATAACCTGGTCAGCATATAGttagtaaaaaaatcaaatcacacaACAGATAcgagaaacaaagaaaccatcattattttagttttatcatTACCAATGGGATTAACCCTTTCATATGCAAACTAGTACGTCCAAAGCAAACAATTCCATCTAGATATCAAAGGGAATAAAAGATAGAATAAGAAGTACCTTGCTTTTCAGATTCACCAAAACTAAATGATTGTAAGTGCCTCCTCACATTAAATCATATCCTTTTGCAAGCAAAGTCTGCAATTCCAAgccattttatatattaaaaaagaagtgAGATGGTTACAGTAGGTCTTATACCCAGCTGTTCCAAACATGGCAGTATGTATATCTAAGGCATGTCAACTAATTACCGACAATCAGTAAACCTTGAGCAATTACGGAGAACTTGATCCTGGTAGCTAGGCCTTATACTCAGGTGTTCTCGCCTACAATAGAGTAAATGACAGGAGAGCATCCCCTCTCTGCTCAGCGACTTGGTAAACGGATAGATCGGATCATTCGCAATAAGCTACTCCTCCTTCTGAACTTGGGCCACCAAGACTACAGGGATATCCTTGTTCGATGGTTTTCAACTAGAACTTAAGTTAATCTTTTTGCATACAAGCTAAACAAACTAGACAGTGTTACACATGTTGTaaagaaaaggtttttttgatgaataaaattttacattcattcaaaaaaaaaaatagagtaaatgACAACAAGTCAGGAAGATCATTAACAAGACCAATATAATTCTAGATTAGAACTTAATTACACTAGTGATTGGAGTTCATATGTACATATTAGACAATGGAACACACTTTCAAAACAAAGTTGATGACTGAACCTGCTTCAGAGCAACTGCTAGACCCGTAATTGTGTGATTATGTGGACCACCTTGCAATCCAGGAAATACAGCTTGGTTTATTTTGTCTTCATAGTCATACATAACCTGCAAGGTAAAGATACAAACGATTAAGTACTAGGAAAATTTCTCAGAACCCTATCTACTCGTCCATATACAAAATGGaaacttaaaatatgattttagtATGATGAAACTGAAACAATGATGGTTTCTtgtcatacatatatatatactacaacggttagattaataaaagtgtatatatgtatatatatacagaaatacTACAACGGTTAGATTAATAAAAgtgtatcatcatcatttaatgaagagaagatacgcttcaaaataaaataaaaaaggaaattaaacctCAAATATGGAAATCGAATTCTATATAATAACCCTTAACCGTATTGTGTTTTACCCTAATTCTCaaagattgttattattttctctctgtCAAGAAAGTAaagcttacttttttttttctctctgtaaacaaacaaacgtacaatggcttcttcttcaatgttgaCGAAGGACAAAACAACGAAATTGTTTTCGGTGAGAAATCGAAGATGTTTCAAGAAACAAACCTCGCTCTCTTCCGTTTCAAAGAAGACAACAAATCTTCCTTTGAGAGAACAAACCATGTTTAAGAAAGCCTCCGAGCTTTCGATCCTTTGCGATGTCGAAGTCTGTGTTATATACTACAACCGTGACGGAGAACTCGTCAGGACATGGCCGGAAGATCAATCCAAGGTTCGGGACATGGCGGAGAGATTCAGCAAACTCGACGATAGAGAGAGACGCAAGAAAAGCACAGacctttctctgtttctgaatAAGAAGACCCTCAAAGACAAGAAGACATCTTTTGATATCACGGACAACAAATGCTCTGAGAAAGTATTGGAGATGGAGGCTTCGTTAGAGAGTTCTCTACGGGTGTTACAAGATAAGCTGCTTCGGTTACAGAACCAGACAGAACCCGATCAGAACCATGTGGTGTCTTCCGTCGGCTTCTTCACAACAGATCCATCATTGATGAGCGGTGtgtcaaaaacagagcaagacctATCGACGCCATCATTGACTCAACAACAACAGAGCAAAGTTTCAGTCTTTCTCTATAACCATGACAACGATAGCTTATGTCAACTCCCTAACTCTATTTCTACCTTTGACCCATCGATGAGTACGGCTTCACTTGGGGCACAAGGACTTTGTCTAAGAAGTAACGAATCTGATCTTCTCATGGTATTTCCTCCTCAGATGCAGACACAAACCCCACCACCTGTCCACTTTGATCGGTTTGCGGGGTGGAATAATCAAACTCCGTCGTCTTTTGCTGATCCAATGATATTCTCTTCTTACAATTGAATTAGGTCTTTGACTAGGTCAatggtttattattttctatatgtATGATTATGAATGTTAGATTATTATGAGTTTTAACTCTGTTAGTTAACTTTGTTGTGACCGatttagatttagggtttgtaagAAGTCGACAATTTTTGTTATCATCCTTTGTATTGTATGTTTTTCTAAGtatgaatgtattttttttttctcaagtttcTAACATAGTCTTggcttcttctactttttttctAAGTCttaaatttgagtttgatcAAACTACTATATTAAGGGTTTTTGTGCAATAGACATGGAAAGTAAAATGTCCATAATTGGTGTAGACAAGTAAACTAATTGAGTAATTGAACATTGTTTCTGTGAAATCTTCTGTTCAATTTTACGAATGGATGTAATGGAGGAAGAGCTTTTCGAAAGAGAAGCACTAATGCACTATGCCATGAATGCGAAAAGTGTAgtgcaagagaagaagaggattgGATAAGCAAGTTACCTGACACTTATGTCAGATGCTCTTGTTGCGGCTTCGGACAGATGATATTGTTAGAACTAGTTTTTTGTCCAAGAGGTGGCAAAACTCTGCTTTAACTTACCACAATTTTGCAAATTGAAAATAGAACTGCTACCACAGTTTTGCAATTTGTATTGTTTGCAAGACCACAGTTTTGCAAGTGACGGTTAAGTCTATGAGTCTATCCTACATGGTTCGCAATTTGTTCTGTCTAACAAGACTGGCCACAGTTCTAATATCTTGAGGATGTTATGAAACGGAAGCTAATGCTCTTGTTTTTGAACATGAAGGTACAGAGGTTTTGATTGATGCTCCGATCCTATGCTCTAGTATCTAAAATTCGAagatgatataacaaaaaagtaaaatcatAATCAGTTCAAGTACATAATAATTTCTATGAGTTCTTGTGAGGTACGTGTCCACGTTTGTCCATAGCTTAGTTTAAGAATGAACAGTGAAGTGAACACGTAcgcaataaaaaaacaaaccgaCCACATGTTGACTCGTTGTTCTTGCCCGGTTGCCCCTTGACCAAGGTAATTACCAAATCATGATTCGTCGGTACCAACAAACAATCATGTGCTTTAAGCTCTTTTGTCGTTTTTTCCCCTaaatttatttgctttttttacCTAATCCAGAAGATCTTTTGCTTCTTGATCGTTTCCTTCTctattgtatgttttttttataactgtCAGCTCAAATTACTTTCTGGTTCAACACCTACAACTTTGTCGAGATATACAGGAGATTAGATTCAACACAGCTCGAATTCAAGTCAggtaagtttgtttgtttttcatctctttgcaaagtttgttttgatgttttggtCTGTGTATCGAGTAAATCGAACCCAACGAAATCTCAATATCAATTTCATGAAGTCGGTTTACTGAACCGGTTCTGGAAAAAATCACCTCAATTTCATGGGTGTAtgtgtataattaattattataggGCTTATGCTGCTAATCTAATGGGCTTTTCTGCTTCAAGATCATGCAACATtcgggttttctttttttaccccATAAATCaggcaatgaaaaaaaaatcagttaacagTTTGCCCCCCCCNcccccccccccccccccccatttCATTTTCCATGAACtcttttcacaaaaataaatttagttttttatttgtcGACCACACCAAAACTGTATAACAACAGTTTTTGGGATTAACCAATCCAATGCTTAAGACCATCTTTACTCCATGAACACTCTAACATGtctttaaaagaataaaaaaatgtactttaatcatatatatatttttgttatattttatttgtagtaaccaataaaaaaacgaCACCTGTCTATTTATTAAAAGGATTGATTCTTGCCAGAGCAACTTAAGTCTCggttctcttatttttttcttctcttattattatatattattttctaagcaATTCTCTTCCTCAGCAACTCCCACTAATTATGCTCTAAGAGTATATCCATGTAACTTTAtttacattgttttttcttccaGTATCtagtttatgtatatatatttccgTTAATTAGTAAACTATAGCTAGTATTTTCTTAATCAtcgaaaaatatttcaaatacaATTCATTATTTTAGCAGAATagattttaaaaccaaaaaaaagtgttcCGTAACTTCCGtttgaaaatctttaaaagGCTGTGATGAGACTCTACTTAAAACTTGAGAGTGACTTAGCCGGGTGCACCGCCTCTCATGTGCCATGTGTCCTAGAATGTAACGTTTCATCCAAAAAGTTCTGAAAGGTTGTGCTCGCGAGTGGCCCCCGCGAAAACCTAGTCTAGAAGACTAGGTTCGGTTGCCGAATTGTAAAACTTCCCCACAAAAATGGGAACCGATCACTAATCGAGCCTCTCTCCGCTCACACGGCCACACCAAAAAGGTCTCTTGGTGGAGTAGCTAGCTAGTGAGTCTCTCTCATCACGTGTTCATGCATAGGTCATATGACTCATTACCACGTCGGCTCAGATCTAATAAGAACACCGAACACGTATTCTTTTAGTTTCACAAGATTGGAAAGAGACGGATATCTTTTGGTCT contains:
- the LOC104736722 gene encoding agamous-like MADS-box protein AGL93; protein product: MASSSMLTKDKTTKLFSVRNRRCFKKQTSLSSVSKKTTNLPLREQTMFKKASELSILCDVEVCVIYYNRDGELVRTWPEDQSKVRDMAERFSKLDDRERRKKSTDLSLFLNKKTLKDKKTSFDITDNKCSEKVLEMEASLESSLRVLQDKLLRLQNQTEPDQNHVVSSVGFFTTDPSLMSGVSKTEQDLSTPSLTQQQQSKVSVFLYNHDNDSLCQLPNSISTFDPSMSTASLGAQGLCLRSNESDLLMVFPPQMQTQTPPPVHFDRFAGWNNQTPSSFADPMIFSSYN